The Pyrus communis chromosome 9, drPyrComm1.1, whole genome shotgun sequence genome has a segment encoding these proteins:
- the LOC137746125 gene encoding small ribosomal subunit protein uS10m, with protein sequence MAAKICIAIRSFGRPLTENINWGLPPYTRKIALPESRVLYTVLRSPHVDKKSREQFEMNVKKQFLVINTETHELQKKFFWLKRQRIFGAQYELRFSCKTRLDKEKLQRLL encoded by the coding sequence ATGGCCGCCAAGATATGCATAGCCATTCGATCATTTGGTCGTCCATTGACGGAAAACATCAACTGGGGACTTCCACCTTACACACGGAAGATTGCACTGCCGGAATCAAGAGTCTTGTACACTGTGTTACGATCACCTCATGTTGATAAAAAGTCCAGAGAACAGTTTGAAATGAATGTCAAGAAACAGTTTCTGGTCATAAACACAGAAACACATGAATTGCAAAAGAAGTTCTTTTGGTTAAAGCGCCAGCGCATATTTGGAGCCCAATACGAACTCCGATTTTCTTGCAAGACCCGTTTGGACAAGGAAAAACTCCAGAGATTGCTTTGA
- the LOC137744899 gene encoding protein WVD2-like 4, which produces MESENGVTFDDESCVIEEKHVDVSVPSLSKEGKNADGNAEVPAVNGISEPVTKDEGINSSEVAVAASATVPPGKNSKAAKNPHAPNNDFSKSKPAKDKPTVKGATPFPRKERALVSQSLSFPARGSRADPMKKSIDVYPVKTEVKHARGATKAESPILVSRLNNPARRASTGVHSKDGNTTGASIKRTSLASIPSIRSSSSGKSGSVDTSANNPSNGIRSVDQSLNAVKTTLPIKEDDDAHSVASTTPSGRRISASGFSFRLEERAEKRKEFFTKLEEKIQAKEEEKNNSQAKSKESQEAEIKRLRKSLTFKAAPMPSFYKEPPPKVELKKIPTTRPKSPKLGRNKSSISSLNSSSEGAGASLSPRLNQELNNSKKGLQTKSEKDVIDPNKPIKKSQTRLHSQENAATKTEAKPAKSPPKGIKETKDQKAHTGKTEEAQDQSGHLSEFKDEIEPEVSVGQIKEPVLGAPIPEIMPHEVSVGV; this is translated from the exons ATGGAGTCTGAAAATGGGGTTACATTCGACGATGAGAGTTGTGTTATCGAGGAAAAACATGTAGATGTATCAGTACCGAGTTTGAGCAAAGAGGGAAAGAATGCTGATGGTAATGCAGAAGTTCCTGCCGTGAACGGAATATCTGAACCTGTGACAAAAGATGAAGGCATTAACTCTTCTGAAGTTGCAGTTGCAGCCTCTGCGACTGTTCCGCCTGGTAAAAATTCAAAAGCCGCAAAG AATCCTCATGCTCCGAACAATGATTTTTCAAAGAGCAAACCGGCCAAGGATAAACCTACTGTGAAAGGCGCAACTCCATTCCCTCGTAAGGAGAGGGCATTAGTTTCTCAGAGTCTTTCTTTCCCAGCAAGAGGGTCTCGTGCAGATCCTATGAAGAAGAGTATTGATGTGTACCCGGTGAAAACAGAAGTCAAACATGCTCGAGGAGCAACCAAAGCTGAGTCTCCCATTTTGGTTTCTCGTCTGAATAATCCAGCTAGGCGGGCATCCACAGGAGTTCATTCAAAGGATGGGAACACAACTGGAGCTTCCATTAAGAGGACTTCTTTAGCATCAATACCCAGCATTAGATCCTCTTCA TCCGGCAAGTCTGGTTCTGTGGATACATCCGCCAATAACCCATCTAATGGGATCCG ATCAGTTGATCAAAGTTTAAATGCTGTAAAAACAACTCTGCCAATCAAAGAGGATGATGATGCTCACTCCGTTGCTTC GACTACACCTAGCGGGCGGAGGATCAGTGCTTCTGGATTTTCCTTTAGGTTGGAAGAACGTGCTGAAAAACGGAAGGAG TTTTTTACGAAGCTGGAAGAAAAGATACAGgctaaggaagaagaaaaaaataactcGCAAGCAAAATCAAAG GAAAGCCAGGAAGCTGAGATCAAGCGACTAAGGAAGAGCCTGACGTTTAAGGCGGCGCCCATGCCAAGTTTCTATAAAGAGCCTCCTCCGAAAGTTGAACTCAAGAAG ATTCCAACCACACGGCCAAAATCTCCAAAACTTGGACGGAACAAGAGCTCCATTTCTTCGCTAAACAGTTCTTCAGAAGGTGCTGGGGCATCTCTTAGCCCACGTCTGAATCAAGAACTGAATAATTCAAAGAAAGGATTACAGACTAAAAGCGAAAAGGATGTCATAGATCCAAATAAGCCTATTAAAAAGTCTCAAACTAGGCTTCATTCTCAGGAAAATGCTGCTACTAAAACCGAAGCAAAGCCTGCAAAGTCACCACCAAAGGGtatcaaagaaacaaaagaccAGAAAGCGCACACCGGAAAAACTGAAGAAGCTCAGGACCAGTCAGGGCATCTTTCCGAATTCAAAGATGAGATAGAGCCTGAAGTGAGTGTTGGCCAGATCAAAGAACCAGTCCTCGGTGCACCTATCCCCGAGATCATGCCTCATGAAGTTTCGGTTGGAGTTTAA